The following DNA comes from Athene noctua chromosome 1, bAthNoc1.hap1.1, whole genome shotgun sequence.
GCTTTCCCCTGATACTTAGCACTCCAGGTTTTTGTGCTTCACAACattaaaaataggatttttaCAACACTGTGGTGTTACATTTCCCCATTTTCAAAATAGGTGTCGTATGTACAGTATGATTTAAAGTcagttttcttttgcttgctaATGTTGGATTTTATGTTAGAGATCAAAAAAGCCTGGCCTTTTCAGAGTGCTTGACATTCTGTAGCTCTGTATTGTCACATCTCGGAAGGTAACCTGTGCTTGATACCAGTTTACTTACAGTTAGAGGAGAAAATGGTTTTAATTGTGTGTATTTTCAGGCAATTGAATCAATTCACAAAGTGTACATGAAGTTTTGCCTGTATTCTCTCTCTTGTTAAGGCAGTGTTTTATCACAAAAATACAGGCTTTTTCCATCTGGTGTTCATTCCCAAGAGACTGCACACTTCATGTCAGAGCTGCCCATCACATGCTACTCTGGCTTTCTTATTCCTTTATCCTGTGGTTTTGCACAACTTGTTAACCAGCACTTCAACTTTATCTTTTCAGTCAAGGCATAGCTTTGCAATATTTATAAGCCAGTCTTACTGGCTTACAGCCTTCCACTGAAAGAGGTGGTCCTGTGACTAATCTTGTACGGTCCTTGGTGCATGTTTGCCCTGACAGTGAGCTAGTTCATAGTGCTTTGCAGGCTTAATTCCTTGCCATCAGCTCTCTGGGTAATTGGAGAGATGCTGGTGTGGGGAGAGCAGATGGAGGAGAGAAGGAGCTCCCTTCTTGGCAACAATTTGAAGTTAGCTCATCTCAGCTATATCATAAACACACACCTTCAGCCTTGGATATCTCTCTAATGCCACATGGCTGTATTTTGCCATTCCTCCCTCACCCTGCTCAGTGACTTTGTCATGTCTTGAGTTATTTTTGCTATTGCTAAAAACAGGCATCCTTATTTAGTCTGAGCTAAAGATATTGGGAACATTTCAGATCTCTAACAAGGACTCACTGCTCAGAAATTAAAGGGCATGCTTGCAATATGTAGTGTGAGTGAGATTCACAGGCCCTCCTTGTTTTACACCACATCAGCTTGCTTCTCAGACTTTGTAAGAGGTGGAAAGGACAGAGTAATGAAAAGGCATGTTGAAGACTACCTGTAGCTTCAGTTAGATTGACATCATGCTTGTTAGCATTTATGTAGTTGGATACTCAGTATGCCTAGTGTCGAATACCTGCTGAAAACCTTTAAGAACCAGGTCTAAAACAGTCAGGATCTAACTAACAAAAAGGATAGACTGTAGTTAAGTCTAGTTTTTTGTCCTCTTTCTACTTatataaaatgaatttttcttttgttgaaaCGGATACACTAAAACTTTTGAGAGCAAAACTTTGAGGAAACTTGCTCACTGAAGGCTTTCTTGCCTTTGCCTGCTCTGAATGTACTGGTACAATTTTTCCTGTTTATAGAGCAGGTGTGAGAAATTTAACttattattttgttgtgttttttaagaaaacaacaaagTTTCAATAGAGTATTAAGCAAATGTATAGGTATCTGTGTGCAAAAGCCTATCTCTCTGTATGTGTCTGTATATACACATAGACATTTATTAATGCAAAAATAATGTATGGTGAAGCTGCATAGGTGTTCTGCCTAATAAAGGAGAGCGAGCAGTACTTAAGGAGCAGTGAAGTAGTTGTATGTGTAAGGGTTGATGAAAATCAGGTTCTTAAGGAAGATCTAAAGTCATGGGATTAGCTGTGGCTGATTCTGCAgaacatctttattttaattacacaTCCACAAAGACAAACCATCACCTTCTGCCACACTTCATATGTAATTTATTAATCAGTAGGGAAAAACAGTGCTTTGTTGAAACTGGTGCTTTACTAAAGAATTTAATTCATTGGCATGCATGCTGGCAAAGTTTGattctttgattatttttggTGAAGATCTATTTTGGGATAGATTTTAGAAGTTTTATTAGTTTATGTTTAATATGTGATAGTATTTATTGGTATTGGTATTCTGTAGCCATGAGTCTTCCAGAGAAGTTTTTTATCAATCTCTACTAAAGATGATGGCACAAACAGGAGATTACAACCTCAGGGgtgaatattttgcaaaataaaagccatttaaaataatGGCCCATTTGAACTGTATGGCAACATTTACTGTACTGTCTCATACTAATTATgcactgtttgaaaaaaaattgtgtatGTGCATTTGCAGTATTTTGAGTTAAGCAATTCAATATCATTTGAGTCAAAGGGAATACTTTCTAACAACTTTAGGGGTTTAAGctttaaaacagtaaaattatCATGAACAAAAAATACTCAAGGGTTGAGTAATCTTCTAAATGATGCTTTgcctgatttttaaaacttttttaattaGCTCCCCTATCTTTTTCTTAGGCAGCAGAATGGGTAGAAGGTGTCTCTGAAGATGGTCATACCTATTACTATAACACACAAACAGGAGGTAAGGAGAGGTTGCTTTCCAGTTAAGCTCATTTCAGAAGAGAGTGTTTTCAGAGaagtattttgttttgcaaataactgcatttttaaggCCATTActaatgtttgtattttttaagcTGCTGCCTTAGTTGAAATACACTCGTTGCTTAAGTCAGTACTGGCTTTTTAGCTATATTGTCAGTGTGTATACCTTTGTGTTTCATAGGTTTGTTTTAGACATTCAACTTAAAACTCTAAACTATGGGTTCTTCTTTTCTACATGTGTATTGAAATTATAGTTTGGAAACCAGAAAGGGGGAAGGATTTTGTTTTGACAGGTATGTAGGACTGAATAAGAATCTCCTAAACTTTTCCTCTTACTGACATAGCATTGGTAAGAGAGTCCAGAATTCTACCTCCTacttcttttccctgttttttttcctacatggGGAACTTTGTGGTAACTCCCTCAGAACAGGCATCTGTTTTCTAAATCTGTTTGAAACATTTTAAGGTCAATGATGCCTCTCTGGAGAGCAAGTGATTTTACGCTGGCTATGaattttccttctgctgttgggTATGAAGTGGCATTCCTAACGATGCCAAgaatagaaaaaaccccaaaacctttcAGTTTTTCAACATGCCATTCCCCTGCCCAAACaatttgtgatttcttttgaaAGGCAAAGGAGGTGCTTGTTATTTTTCAATATTGCCTTCTAAGTTGAGATAAATTTTATGCCTTTGGTTGTGTTGGTTTTTAATGTTCTTCATGGACACATGACACTCGTGAAGAAtgtctttgtaatcattgtgttTGGTAAAATTTTGGCTTGTGAAATTTTAAAGTAATCCCTTACTTTTATATAGATGTGTCTTGGAAATGCTTGAAAATTGCTTGTCAGCTCTGTTAACGCTAGTCCCATTCTGTGAAGACAAGACAAATTTTTAGCTAATGGAAACAGTAGTAGTGTCTCATCTCAGGCACGTAATTTAGGAGACCAATACCTCTAAGAGTGAGTCATGCTTTGGAAGGCTGCATCTTAGTCCACTGGCTCTATGTGACACCTAGGGAAGTGAATTTCTCAGTTACTCATGTAAAGCTAGATGACAGCAGTACCCTTAAGAGACTGTTCTGTTCACGCAAAGTCACTCATTGCCAGTTTCTTACACCTTTACTTCTTCAAGATACATTTAGGTGCAtatctgttaagtgttgttttcaGCTAGGGATTTCTTTGGAAATAGATAAATTAATTGGAGAAAGAGTAGTTTTATTACATTTGAAAGCAGCTATAAAATTATAGATTGAAAGTTGGTGTACTTTTGCCTTATTGTAACTAAACTCAGTTTTAAGACCACTGAGtcaacttttatttaaatatttccttttagtATATTTGCTGGAATACTACCTTTTCATTGAAAATTAGGTCATATCCTGTACATACTTTCATGTCTTTTCAGATTGATGTTTGCATTTCCTTGTTTGCTTGACAGCTCTTTAGTTAGAGACTTAATGTTACTGAGCCAAGTAACACAGGGAAAGCGTTTATCTTCCCAGAGAGCTGAGGCTCACAGTTATCGTTCTTTACCCTATTTCTGTAGGGTAAGACAATTCAAATCAAGTAAGTACCTCTAGAGGGCAATTTGTCTGTCCTGTGTAAGGATGAGAGAGACCACAGTCTTGTGGACCACAGTTCTCCAtgaataatattttccttaaacACTAAATAAAACCAGCTTTATCAACGGTGAACTCAGCTGTTATGACTGTATCTCTGCTGGGAGGTGAAATGTTATCTTTCTGATTATGTTTATTAAAACAAGCATACTGAACAAAGGCAAAAGCCTTGTGTTAAATTGTTTGCTGTATTTTTGCATAAGGCAGCACTGCTTCTGAAAGGTGTTGTGAAAGCAATAACAGATCAGAATTAGAAACATAAATAATGTGGTTGTTCAAATATCTTGGACAGTATCCACATGGGAGAAACCGGATGGTTTTGTTTCATCTTCAAATGAGAAGAGTCAACGTGACAAGCATTCTGAAGAGCTTGCTGAAACAGATTCCAAAGCGTCTGAATCAGACTCAGAAGACAGTGAAAATGAAGCACAGAGTTCAGAAACAAATTTCAAGGTAAATTTTCTCTTCAGATTTATTTTGCATACAGTATTAATTTTCTAGTATAAGATGATTTATCTTTTATCTCTTGTGATAGGCTGTACTCATTGTAATGAAGGTAAACCATGTGACTGAAAGCGGAAGTTTGCACTTGTTTAAATAGCAAAATGAATCTTTATTCAATTATTTGGCCCATTAGTGGCACTGTTCCAGAAGAGATAGCATCATCTTTCCTTCAGCCCACCAGAAGTAGCTTGAATTCTGCAAGAAATGTGATGTTCTCTGAGAAGGGTCACTGTCATTGCTCTGAAATGGTTTGGATTTCAGTTTGAGGATGACTTCAAACCTTCACTGCTAAACATGATTGCCAAGAGACCTTCAGGGAATGCTTTTGACTGAAAATTACATGGTTGTAGTTTCCTTATTAATTTGAAAAGACATTGGCAGCACATAGTACAAAAACTGTATCAATTATATATTTCTATCTTTAGATTTAAAACTTAAGATAAAGAATATGATTATGGCTCTGGTTGGGTCAGATGTTTTTTCTGAAACTGGTAGTTCAGAACAGGCAGAGacagtttaaatataaaatgtattcatAGACAGatattctaaaatatatatttttgtatcaCCATACATCATTATAAACTACTACCGGGTATTAGCTGTGAAGTATGTGTATCTGCATACACAGAAAGCTCTAtgaatttttacctttttttttttaggatacactaagctttgtttttaagtaagtTTATATTGTTCACTCCTTGCTAATTTCAGCCTTGATAGATGTGATTTTCCACCTTTAACATTTTGTaacacttaagattttttttcaactctGTGATGAAagctcaaagagaaaaatatattcattgtTTCAAGTTACTCTTGGTTGAAAAGTATGAATAGTAGATAATAGtaaattaaatatgtaaaataaagctacattatgtttttatttaggcATTTTTGcttaaggtgggttttttcctctttagagGAAAGGAGATAATGGTGAAGAatcagaggaagggaaaaaatctCCCAAAACTAAAAAGTTAAGTCCTTATGGGAAATGGCGAGAAGTTAAGTCAGAAGAAACTGTTGATAAAGAGAAGAGTACCTCAGCTTCCCAGGAAAGCTCTAGTGACACACCTAACAAGACCAACCCTTATGGAAAATGGAAAGCAATtaaagaagagggagaagaagaagaagaagaaccaTGGtgaggctcttttttttttttttttttttttaccatagtTATTTTCATAATACTTCTTTCCAGAATACTTGTTTCCAAGAGCTGAagctttttcttctgaattctGGCAGAATTAGCATGTCAGTGATTGGAAATGTAGCCCAAATACAATTCTTTCCATATGATTATTTTAACTAAAAGCTCTCCCTGGCAGATagtggtggtgttttggttttagtgTAGAGGTTCACCATGAGTACAAAGTAAAGTGATTTGGAGGATCATTGTCATTCATAATTTCTGTCAGAGGCAGAGTATCAACTATTTAAAGGGAGCTTATGTTCCTTAACATCGTCTCCTTCAACACTCTGGTTCAGCtgcctcaggagctcttgtgacTGTTTTTTTCAACTACTTCCAGCCTTGTAACAGCATAGGCAGTTTTCTCAGTGCCTCCAGCTTCCAGGctaaattctgtttctttctgatGAGTAATTAGTTGGTCTAACTCTGCCTGAGTTCAAGATCTATCTTGATCTTCTAGGACCATCAGCAACCTTAACTTGGTCGTACTGGTTTAGCATTGCTTTGAATTCCTTCCCTGTGGGATCAATAGTTGCTGACATAATGACTATGCTTTTTTAGACTCTGAGCAATTTCTACTTAAGCCTGGTATGTTTGGCTGAGTTACTTCCACAAGCAGTGAATTAATTCTCACTTTGTGGTGTTGTACTAACTCTTTTAACTGTTCACTTGAAGGACACAACCTAAAAGACACTTCAAAATTTTTGTCTTACTTCCACCCAGTATTGCAGTAAAGGATAACTGTTTATCTTGTTCCATAATTTCCCTCATGTTGAAACGAAgttaagcaaaaccaaaacaaaattcaTTACAACATTTTCTGCTGTCACTATGGGTAACTCCTGGAGGCTCTTATAATGTGGTGGGAGACACTTTCTGTAATGATTTAACTAAGGAGATGAAAGACAAAACATGTGTAATCTAGTTATGCCAGTTTTAAATCTGGAAACTCACTCTCTCTCCCATGTCCAACCAATGTACTGCAGATGTTTTCATGACACGCGTCTGATCAggaggtttgttttggtttgcctaagatggctctttttttttttttttttgtggaacatGCTGTCTTTTTTGACCAGTTTCTTCTTGTGCAGCTGTCTACGAGTCTAGATAAATTAGGTTTCAGagaatgaaaacagtattttccctCATATTCACCCCATTCTCCATCATTTTAGTTATAAATTATTCAGCTGATAGAGTTTTGAGACTGTTCAAACCATATTAAGCACTGATATACTTCCTTGGAGATGATAATGTTCACGTAACACCTCCTGTATTGGACCAGCTAACCACTCCTTGACTCCAGAGCTGATAAATTCATTCAGGTTTTTGGAAAGCACTGTCCAATAAAAAGTGCTTTCAGCAGCTGAACCTTATATATCAGTCTGTACATTAACACACAGCCTTGAGATATACACAGATGTAAATGAGACCACTGCAGTTGTTCATTATTTACTTTAAATTGAGCCTGGGCACAGTGCCAGCTACTTTCAGCAGGTTTACATTTTTGGGATACTCTAACAGTTGAGTGTTCTTGACTTGACTGACTTGCAGTCATTCTTGTGGCTCTTGTTTGGGTGCTTGAGCTGATCTGCACCTTCCTTGAAGCATAGGACCTGAAACTAAGAGTAGCACATGAGCTGACATCAGACTGACACTCAGTAGTACTGAAAGATTTCTTGTATGATTGGAGAGGAATACAATGTGTATGTATTTGCAGCAGTGTTAGGCTGGTGTGATTCCTGATGGACTTGTGATTTAGATAATTTTCTGCGAACTGTTCAGTTGTTCTCCACTGTATGTTTGTGCCATGGGTTATTCTTGTAGAACGCTATGTTTTGCTGTTGAACCCTTAAAAAACGCTGGGTCATTTTTAGACGGTCTTTGATTTGTTCAGATGAGTATTAGCTGTGATCCTGTTTTCCAAAGCTGCTTCCCCCAGCTTGGGGTCACTGGCTGCATTGGTAAgcctgttctctcttctgtcatgCAGACCCTCAAGGATGGACACTTGTGGAAAACTAACTCAACAGCATTTTGACAGTGAACCATTGCTAATTACTCACTGACTACTGTCTTTCAACATTCTTAAATTGACACACATGCGGCCCTGTTGTCTTTTGCAGGACTATTTACATGATGAGTGCTTGGGCCGTCCTATAAGCTCTGTAGAGAATTAggtctttttttactttttataacaacacacagagaagaaactaagatttttattttttcttcttgatcCCTGTCACGATGATGATCTTGGCTAGAAGACTGCATTTAGCTCAAAGCTGCTTTGACAATTAAATACGGATGTTACTGTCTGCAGTACTCCATGTAGATTAACCCTTTtatgttttcctcctcttcccagtgAAAAAGTGGACCTGGAGCTTCCTAGTACAGAGAGTGACAATCTACCGCCTCCAGTGCTAGAGGTTCCAGAAGATGCAACAATGATATTTAAGGAGAAGACAGTCACCTCCCTTGGAGACCTGACAGAAGGGGTGCCAACatttaaaaagaggaaatttgaaaatggaaaatctaGAAACCTGAGACAAAGACTAAGTGATCAGTAATACTTAAAAATCATTTTAGATTCCGTTTAAGCTAGACTGAAtcaaaagtttaatattttaaacaggcttttataaagaaaatgttgGATAGGAATTAAGGATTTATAGGTATTAAAACATACGTgagttgtaatatttttttattttattttgatgtgattgATTTTGGAATGGAAGTCTGTGTTATATTACTTATGCAATAttgtaaatacatttattttttattttaaccatgCAATCTAATTTCAatttgctctgtgtgtgctgtttCAAATACATTGCATAATGTTTTTTACTCCCTTTCTAAATTTGGGAGAATATAGTAATCCTTAATCTGGCAAAAATAATGCAGACCTTTCATTTTTACGGAGGAACTGGATCAATGGCATGTACTAGAGACTAAAATCATCCCCCAAGATTGTTTATGTGGAGTAGTTTCCCAActaatgagtaaaaatattgTGCTTACTAACCTTTGGCTAATTGCTTGCAAAAGAGTA
Coding sequences within:
- the WBP4 gene encoding WW domain-binding protein 4; amino-acid sequence: MADYWKSQPKKFCDYCKCWIADNRPSIEFHERGKNHKENVAKRISEIKKKSLEKAKEEENMSKEFAAMEEAAMKAYQEDLKRLGIKPDDVGPSSTQSKTQSNPVETKAKKEKKEKKEKKEKKEKKKKTPQDPSMPPKIETKEWVQGFSPEGYTYYYNTRTGESQWEKPKGFKGNSQNSQTAAEWVEGVSEDGHTYYYNTQTGVSTWEKPDGFVSSSNEKSQRDKHSEELAETDSKASESDSEDSENEAQSSETNFKRKGDNGEESEEGKKSPKTKKLSPYGKWREVKSEETVDKEKSTSASQESSSDTPNKTNPYGKWKAIKEEGEEEEEEPCEKVDLELPSTESDNLPPPVLEVPEDATMIFKEKTVTSLGDLTEGVPTFKKRKFENGKSRNLRQRLSDQ